In candidate division KSB1 bacterium, a single genomic region encodes these proteins:
- a CDS encoding deoxynucleoside kinase, translating into MRLQYIAIEGVIGVGKTSLTKKLSDHFGGRILLEQHEENPFLKDFYNNPRQFAFPVQLFFLLSRYRQQQEIPQRELFQDLLVTDYMFAKDRIFASLNLEDRELILYDKVALMLERDILKPDLAIYLQSNTERLMSNIRKRNRNYEKTITSEYIRSLNEGYNRFFLNYSDSPLLIVNSTEIDFVNKEEDFEDLIHQIARPISGTQYYSPAKR; encoded by the coding sequence CAGTATATCGCAATTGAAGGAGTTATCGGGGTAGGGAAGACCAGTTTAACAAAGAAATTGTCAGATCACTTTGGCGGTAGAATATTGCTTGAGCAGCACGAAGAGAACCCTTTTCTCAAAGATTTTTATAACAATCCACGGCAATTTGCATTTCCAGTACAGCTTTTTTTTCTGTTGAGTCGTTACCGCCAGCAGCAGGAGATCCCTCAAAGAGAACTCTTTCAGGATTTACTCGTTACCGATTATATGTTTGCCAAAGATCGCATCTTCGCTTCGTTGAATTTGGAAGACCGGGAACTAATCCTTTACGACAAGGTTGCTTTGATGCTTGAACGGGACATTCTGAAACCGGACCTGGCTATTTACCTGCAGTCAAACACCGAGCGGCTAATGTCCAACATCAGGAAACGCAACCGCAATTATGAAAAGACCATAACCAGTGAATACATTCGTTCGCTTAATGAAGGGTATAACCGGTTTTTTTTAAATTATAGCGACTCCCCTCTTTTAATCGTGAACTCCACAGAAATTGATTTTGTGAATAAAGAGGAAGACTTTGAAGATTTAATTCATCAGATCGCCAGACCGATTTCAGGCACACAGTATTATTCACCAGCGAAAAGGTAA